The window GTGTGCAGCTTTAATTGAAGGTATATCTTCAAGTATGGTCTCCATTGAGTCCATTTTCAGGCCATCTTTACTTTTAAGCCTTACTAATTTATTTTTTACATCTTCATTATCTTCATAGATCATTGAAACAAATATGTCGCCGCTTTCAGGCTCAACACAGATTCCAGTTAATCCAGATTCTCCTGTACCTGGGAATTCATAGTTAGGCTCATAATTTAGAAGATTTTCAGCGTATGTATGTACTTTCCAGTCATTGGTAATTACTTTAACTTTTCCATATAATTCTGTGACATATAAAAGGGGGTCATCATGGTTTTCAGTTGGTTCCGGGACAAATGCAAGGTTTACAGGTAATTCTAATCCAGTAACCATTTTTTCTATCTTAAACCGGGGAAATGTCCACCATATTTTATCAATTTCTTCATTCATAAACCATCACCATTAATACTTTATATTATATTATTAATAATATATAAAAATAGATTCCACACTCTATTGATCCAATATCGCTCCTTGGATATTTGATCATGAAATCAAAAAAATTCATTAAGATGAAAGTTTTAGGGGATTGAAGAAAAATCAAAAGATTTTTCTGAACTTTGGAAATCTAAGTCTGCAAAAACTAGGTTTTTTGCGCTATCGAAACTTTTAGTTTCGATGCATCAAACATGAAATGTTTGAATGCCCAAAAAATCATAGTTAGCAAATATTCGATTTGTGCTATCGAAAGCAAACTTTCGATGTACCAAACACTTCGTGTTTGATTGCTCCAAAAATTTATAAAATTTTTGAGAGATTTTTGAGAGATTTCCAATGTTTGCAAATCTAGATTTGCAACCGTAAAAAATCATAGATTTTTTACATGCTCACAAAACTGGAAGTTTTGTGGCCGCGAAAATGAAATTTTCGCATGCCGGTGGAAACTATGTTTCCGCGCTCCCAAATGCATTGCATTCGGAGGCCCGAACATTCGTGTTCGGCGGCCCCAAATCAAAGATTTGGAGGTATCAATTATGGTAGAAATTGGTTTTAAGCTTGCAAGCGAGTTATTTGGACCTCAAGAACTAATAAGTTACGCTAAACATGCTGAAGAAGCAGGGTTTGACTTTGCAGCAATATCTGATCATTATCATCCTTGGTTAAGCCAGCAGGGTAACAGTCCATTTGTCTGGAGTACCCTTGGAGCCATATCGCAGGTAACGGAGGATTTAAATTTAATGACAGGAGTAACATGCCCGACAATCAGGCAACATCCAGCTTTAGTGGCTCAAGCTGTGGCTACAGTAGCAACAATGATGCCGGGAAGGTTTATCTTAGGAGTAGGTTCTGGTGAAAACTTAAATGAACATATATATGGAGATCACTGGCCATCAGCACCTATACGGATTGAAATGCTTGCAGAAGCAGTAGATGTTATCAGAACTCTCTGGCAGGGAGGGATGCAGGATTATAATGGATATTATTATCACGTTGAAAATGCACAGATATATACTCTCCCTGAAGAGCTTCCACCTATATACATGGCTGCAGACGGGCCAATAGCGGCTACTACTGCAGCAAATAACGGAGATGGGCTGATTGTAAGTGGTGGGAAGAAAGAAATTTTAGATATATTTAATCAGACTGGAGGAAAAGGTAAACCCTCATATTCTGAAACTTCACTTAGCTGGGCAGAAACTGATGAAAAAGCAGTGGACATGGTATATAAATACTGGCCTTTAATGGCCATTAAGGGAAATATAAGCTGGGATATTCCCACACAAACGCATTTTGAAGAACTGGCAAAGAATGTTAAAAAAGAAGATATACCAGAAAAGATACCTTGCAGTTCTGATCCACAAGTACATATTGATAAGATAAAGTCAAATATTGATGCAGGGTTTGATAAGGTATGTATTCAGCAGATAGGTAATAATCAGCATGAATTCATTGATTTCTATAAAGAGGAGGTACTTCCAGAATTCCAGTCCGGGCAAAAACGATTATAAGAAGTTTGGTGAAGCTCTTAATTTTAATGGTTAGCTTTTTAATTTCAAAATAGTCATTGTAATGGTGGGTAAAATAACTGCTCCGGCAAATGCCAGTAAAAAGGAATTAATGTGTGCAGAATAATCCCCAATAGCAGCATATACTAATGAAATGCCTAAATTTGACAGTAAAATTAATAAAATAAACCGGTTCAGGGGCATACCTCCAATACCTGCAACAATAACTGAAGCTTCAGCTAAAACAGGAACAGCCCGTGATATAATAATAATCCAGTCACCATATTTTTTTTGAAGTTTTTCAAGCTTTGAAAGTTCTTTAGGGCCTACTAATCGCTCTGAAATAGGGGTTCCAAATTTTTTACCTAACCAGTAGCCAATAATGCAGCTAACTGTCATTCCAGCTAATGAAATCAGAGTTCCTGAAATAAAACCTAAAAAATAACCTCCAGCTGTACTTACCACACTTGATGGAACGGGAGCTAAAATATCAATGGATAAAAGCCCTCCAATAGCTATTCCAACTAATAATTTAGGTGGAGAAGAATTAAAAAAGTAATCAATCCAGGTTTCTACAGAGTCATTAAAAAGGAAAAAGGGTATTAAAATTATCAGCAGAATTACAATAGCTAATAATGCCCATTTAAATCTGCTTTTCATCATGATACTCCCTTAAAAATGAGAATCATATCTTATTTATAGGAATCATAATTTAAATAATTTAAGTAATAAAAATCTTTAATAAATAAAGTAAAAAAAAGAAGTTTATAAAGCTTAAAAAGTAGGGTCAGTGTTTAATAGCGTCTTTAACTTTATCAAAGAAACCCTTATCTTCAACATAGATTTCTTTTCCGCTTATATCTGCAAATTCCTTTAAAAGTTCTTTTTGCTTGGGACTTAATTTTTTAGGTATTATTACCTTGGCTTTGACATAAAGGTTACCTTTACCGTTCCAGCGTAAATGAGGCATTCCTTTACCTTTTATACGGAAAGATGTGCCTGGTTGAGTCCCTTGAGGGATTTTAAGACTTACAATTTCTTCACCAAGGGTTGGGACATCTATTTCATCACCAAGTGACGCCTGCACAAAGCTTATTGGCATTTCATAAACCAGATCTGCCCCATGACGTTCAAATAATTTGTGAGGTTTAATTGTAATTAAAACGTAGAGATCTCCAGGAGGTCCTCCTCTTTTACCCACGTCTCCTTCTCCAGGTACTCTAAGGCGGGACCCATCCTCTACACCTGGCGGAACTTTAATATGGATTGTGCTTTTTTCTCTTACAATTCCAGTTCCGCGGCATTCATGACAGGGGTTTTCAATAATTACTCCTTCTCCTCTACACTGAGAACATGGAGCTATATTAACAAATTGACCAAAAGGAGTTCGATTAACCTGCTGTACCTGTCCTGTACCTCCGCAACGCTCACATTGGTGGGTATTTGATCCCGGTTCTGCCTTTGACCCTTCGCAGGTGGGGCAAACTTTTTTATGGAATACCTCTATGTCTTTTTCAAGTCCAAAAGCGGCATCTTCTAGGGTTATGGTGAGATCATGATAAACATCAGCTCCGCGTTCGGTGCGGCTTCTTCTTCGACCTCCACCAAAACCAAACATGTCGAATATATCTCCGAAATCAAATCCAAAGCCTCTAAATATATCATCAAAGTTTACATTTCTGAATATATCTTCGTTAGAGTATCCACCCATTCCTGCATGTCCGAACTGGTCATATGTATTTCTCTTCTCTTCATCTGAAAGAACAGCATAAGCTTCGCTTATTTCTTTGAATTTTTCAGCAGATTCTGGATCGTCATTTACATCAGGGTGATATTTCATTGCTAATTTACGATAAGCCTTTTTAATCTCTTTTTTATCTGCGCCTCGTTCTACTCCAAGGACTTCATAGTAATCGCGCTTTTCTGCCATTTAATCGTACCCTCACTTTAAATCAAAAATTAGATTAAATAAAAAGTAATAATGTGTAGAGGAGGTTCCCCTACAATTTGTGTTTATTTTATAATAGGAGTTTTTGCTATTTATTTTTTAACTTCATAGTCTGCATCTATGGTGTCATCATTGTTGGCTTGTTGGCTTCCCTGAGCACCCTGTGCATTTTGCTCTGCTTGCTGTTGAGCTTGTTGGGCTTGCTGAGCTTCCTGGTAGATTTTAGCACCAACTTCCTGAACAACTTTGGTCAGTTCTTCGGTTTTAGATTTAATTGCAGCTACATCATCGCCGCCAACTAACTCTCTGAGTTCTTTAACCAGGGCTTCTATCTT of the Methanobacterium sp. genome contains:
- a CDS encoding TIGR03557 family F420-dependent LLM class oxidoreductase, with the translated sequence MVEIGFKLASELFGPQELISYAKHAEEAGFDFAAISDHYHPWLSQQGNSPFVWSTLGAISQVTEDLNLMTGVTCPTIRQHPALVAQAVATVATMMPGRFILGVGSGENLNEHIYGDHWPSAPIRIEMLAEAVDVIRTLWQGGMQDYNGYYYHVENAQIYTLPEELPPIYMAADGPIAATTAANNGDGLIVSGGKKEILDIFNQTGGKGKPSYSETSLSWAETDEKAVDMVYKYWPLMAIKGNISWDIPTQTHFEELAKNVKKEDIPEKIPCSSDPQVHIDKIKSNIDAGFDKVCIQQIGNNQHEFIDFYKEEVLPEFQSGQKRL
- a CDS encoding VTT domain-containing protein, whose protein sequence is MKSRFKWALLAIVILLIILIPFFLFNDSVETWIDYFFNSSPPKLLVGIAIGGLLSIDILAPVPSSVVSTAGGYFLGFISGTLISLAGMTVSCIIGYWLGKKFGTPISERLVGPKELSKLEKLQKKYGDWIIIISRAVPVLAEASVIVAGIGGMPLNRFILLILLSNLGISLVYAAIGDYSAHINSFLLAFAGAVILPTITMTILKLKS
- the dnaJ gene encoding molecular chaperone DnaJ codes for the protein MAEKRDYYEVLGVERGADKKEIKKAYRKLAMKYHPDVNDDPESAEKFKEISEAYAVLSDEEKRNTYDQFGHAGMGGYSNEDIFRNVNFDDIFRGFGFDFGDIFDMFGFGGGRRRSRTERGADVYHDLTITLEDAAFGLEKDIEVFHKKVCPTCEGSKAEPGSNTHQCERCGGTGQVQQVNRTPFGQFVNIAPCSQCRGEGVIIENPCHECRGTGIVREKSTIHIKVPPGVEDGSRLRVPGEGDVGKRGGPPGDLYVLITIKPHKLFERHGADLVYEMPISFVQASLGDEIDVPTLGEEIVSLKIPQGTQPGTSFRIKGKGMPHLRWNGKGNLYVKAKVIIPKKLSPKQKELLKEFADISGKEIYVEDKGFFDKVKDAIKH